CGCGATCGTGTCTCATGCCTGAGTTTGATTCATACAAATCATCAGCATATAACTCGCTGCCAGCATTGGAGACATTCAGGAACCCCGTACCTTTCAGCAAAAAGTTAAGTGGGCCATTGATTGTTACCTTTCCTCCGGTAATATCCAACCCACCACCAGAAGCGAGAGTCAGACGCGGACGGGAAGTATCTGTCGCATTGATTACCAGATTGGCATTGTCAGTCACCGTAATACGGTAATCGATGCTCTGGTTCTCTTTGCCAAAATCAATAGTTTTATCCTGGTTTACGATGACATCATCGGCGAATACCAGAGATGAATATAAACTTATCGCGCTAATTAAAACAGCCCGGGACTTTTTTCCTTTTACTCTGCTCCCCAGCTCAGAGCAGACGCTCCAACAGTTACGGGACCTGTTCCACTTTAGCCGATATATTTTATTCATCACAATCTCCAGCAATACATCCAAATAAAACTAAGATTGCATAAACAGCAACGCATTAAATGCCATTCCGGTTACTGTTCATCGCATATAAAAATTCAAAAATTTTGCATAGCATTGACAACCACATATCTGAGTATGTAGTTCAGAGGGTAATAAAATAGCAAGTTATTACTGAAAACTTATTTTAAGTTAACACTCTTAACTTTATCATTACATTCCTCCCAGTCTCTAATACCTGCGCATTATATGTATCCAGGAACTCAAATCAACTCAAAATATAAACAAAAGCAGGAGGAATACATTTAATATACAGCCGATAAAAGTGGTAACTCTTATTAGGCATCAAAATATAAGAATCGTCTTATTAATAAATATATAACTCTATAGGACTGAATCCATTCAGCTAATACAAAATAAAATCGTTAATTAATAAAATATAAAATCATGAAGTGATACAAGAGGAATTGCAGGATATGACATGACAATCATATATAATATATGCATAATTTTTTACAGCGAGTCAATGATTCCCGCGCCATATGCAGACATGGCGCGGTTTTATGCAATAATAATCACGCGTCCGGGAACATCACGCTATGGCCCGGCGCTTCACGATGGAGATGGATAAAGTTAAGGTGCCGCTCGTACTGGTCGAGAATATCGGTGATCACCTGCTCTTTGCTGTAGTCCATCAGGTCGTTGCCCTGGCTGCCTTCTAACAGGAAGGTTTCCAGCCGGTAGTAGGTCGATTTACCGCTACGTGCGCGGTAGGTAAAGCCCGGCACCGAATATTGCTGCGGCCAAATCTGATAGACAAAGTTTTGCTCTTCGCCCATATGCACCAACAAATCCAGATGCCCCAACTGTTGTCCCTCTTCCGGCGGCAGGCTTTTTAGCTCCACGTACGCGCCGCGCAACCGCAGCTCCTGCGCCACTTCTTCCATTGCCGGATAACAGACGGTTTCCATCATCTGTTTGGTGTAACGCGTTCCTGGGTAGTTCATCAGGCGCGAGAGACGCTTTTTCCAGCTCAGGCGATCCTGAAGCCCCAGCGGTCGCGGTGCGGTATCACGGTTGGCACTTTCACGGCGGTAATCTTCTACCTTCAGAGATTTATACAATCCCGCCATCACGAAGAAAATCACAAAGCTGAACGGCAGCCCCATGATTACCGTGGTGTTTTGCAGCGCGGATATCCCGTTGGTCATCAGCATGCCAAGCGTCAGCAGACCAATCGCCACCGACCAGAAGACGCGCAGCCAGCCGGGGGCGTCGCTGTTGATATCTTTAAGCTGCGAGGTGAAATTCCCCAGCACCAGCGCGCCGGAGTCCGCCGAGGTCACATAAAACAGCAGGCCAGTAATGGTGGCAACCGAGGCGCTAAAGGTAAATGCCGGATATTGCGCCAGCAGGCTGTAGAAGCCGCGCTCCGGATGGACCATCGCTTCCTCGGCAAATGCCGCGCCGCCGTGGATGATTTCATACAACGCGCTATTGCCGAACACCGAGAGCCATAACAGCGTGAAGGTAAACGGAATAATCAACGTCCCCAGTACGAACTGGCGAATGGTGCGTCCACGCGAGATACGCGCCAGGAACAGGCCGACAAACGGCGACCAGGCTACCCACCATGCCCAGAAAAAGAGCGTCCAGTTATTCATCCACTCAACCGGGCGGTCAAAGGCGAAACTGTTGAGCGTCATGCCCATAAAGCGGTTAACGTAATCGCCAACGTTCAGCACCAGCGCATTAAGCAGGAACGAGGTGTCGCCCATAAACAGCACGAACAGGATCAACCCCAGCGCCAGTGCGACATTGAGTTCAGACAATACGCGAATGCCTTTGTCGACACCGGAAGTCACCGAGATAGTCGCGATGATTACCGACAGCGCGATCAGCGCCGCTTTCGCCGCCATTGAATCCGGGATATCAAACAGTACGCTCAGGCCATAGTTAAGCTGCACCACGCCAATGCCGAGCGTGGTGGCAATCCCGAAGATGGTGCCGATCACCGCTGCAATATCCACCGAGTGACCAATCGGCCCGTTGATCCGTTTACCGAAAATCGGATACAGCGCCGAGCGGATCGTGAGCGGCAAATTATAACGATAGCTGAAGTATCCGAGCGCCATGCCCATCAGCGCATACATCGACCAGCCGGTTAAGCCGTAGTGAAACAGCGTCCAGACCATCGCCTGACGCGCCGCTTCCATCGTCTGCCCTGCCCCTTCCGGCGGCTGCATATACTGCGTGACCGGCTCAGCAACGGAGAAGAACATCAGATCAATACCAATCCCGGCAGCGAACAGCATCGCCGCCCAGCTCAGTAGACTGAATTCCGGTTTGGATTGTTCAGGCCCGAGCTTCACCGAACCAAAACGCGAACAAGCGATGCAGACCACAAAGACAATATAGAGCGTTGCCGCCAGCAGATAGTACCAACCGAAGGTTTTAGAAACCCAGTCCAGCGTGCGGCCAATCCACAGGGCTGAGAAGTCGCGAAACAGGATCGTTGTCAGGGAAAACAACAAAATCAGTCCGGCGGAGGTGTAAAACACCACCGGATTGATTTTGTCCTTTTCCCTGCTGTGCGAAAGGTCTGTCATCCAGTATCCCCACTGTTATTGTTACCATTTAAAATCAAATTAGTAACAATTAAGACACATTTTATATTGAACGTCCAATCAATAACGGCTTTAATAGATTAACAACGCTGATGAATGGAGTGGCAAAAATGCCCAAATTGGGGATGCAGTCGATCCGGCGCAGACAACTGATCGACGCCACGCTGGAAGCAATAAATGAAGTAGGTATGCACGATGCGACGATCGCGCAGATCGCCCGCCGGGCGGGCGTTTCCACCGGGATCATTAGCCACTATTTCAAAGATAAAAATGGTCTGCTGGAAGCAACCATGCGTGATATCACCAGCCAGCTGCGTGACGCGGTCTTGAACCGCTTACACGCGCTACCGGATGGCAGCCCTGAGCAGCGATTACAGGCGATTGTTGACGGAAATTTCGATGAGACTCAGGTCAGTAATGCTGCGATGAAAGCCTGGCTGGCGTTTTGGGCCAGCAGTATGCATCAGCCGATGCTTTACCGTTTGCAGCAGGTGAGCAGCCGCCGATTGTTGTCGAATCTGGTGAGCGAATTTCACCGCGAGTTACCGCGCAAAGAGGCACAGGAGGCAGGTTATGGCCTGGCCGCGCTGATTGACGGTTTATGGCTGCGCGCGGCATTGAGCGGTAAACCGCTGAATAAATCTCTCGCACACTCGCTCACCCGCCACTTTATCACTCAGCATTTACCCACCGATTAACCGAGGAGACGTGATGTCCCGAATGGCAGAACAGCAGCTTTATATACATGGTGGTTATACCTCCGCCACCAGCGGTCGCACCTTCGAGACCATTAACCCGGCCAACGGTAACGTGCTGGCGACCGTGCAGGCCGCCGGGCGTGAGGATGTCGATCGCGCCGTGAAGAGCGCCCAGCAGGGGCAAAAAATCTGGGCGGCGATGACCGCCATGGAACGCTCGCGCATTCTGCGTCGAGCCGTTGATATTCTGCGCGAATGCAATGACGAACTCGCTAAACTGGAAACCCTCGACACCGGGAAGGCGTATTCAGAAACCTCAACCGTCGATATCGTTACCGGCGCGGACGTACTGGAGTACTACGCCGGGCTGATCCCGGCACTGGAAGGCAGCCAGATCCCGCTACGCGAGACGTCGTTTGTTTATACCCGCCGTGAACCGCTGGGCGTGGTCGCCGGAATTGGCGCATGGAATTACCCGATTCAGATTGCTTTGTGGAAATCCGCACCGGCGCTGGCGGCAGGCAACGCGATGATATTCAAACCGAGCGAAGTTACCCCGCTTACCGCGTTAAAGCTGGCCGAAATTTACAGCGAAGCGGGCCTGCCGGACGGCGTATTTAACGTGCTGCCGGGCGTAGGTGCGGAAACCGGGCAGTATCTGACCGAGCATCCGGGCATTGCCAAAGTGTCATTTACCGGCGGTGTCGCCAGCGGCAAAAAAGTGATGGCTAACTCGGCGGCTTCCTCCCTGAAAGAAGTGACCATGGAGCTGGGCGGTAAATCACCGCTGATCGTTTTCGACGATGCGGATCTCGATCTCGCTGCCGATATCGCCATGATGGCGAACTTCTTTAGCTCCGGTCAGGTGTGTACCAATGGCACCCGCGTCTTCGTTCCGGCGAAATGCAAAGCCGCATTTGAACAAAAGATTCTGGCGCGCGTTGAGCGCATTCGCGCGGGCGACGTTTTCGATCCGCAAACTAACTTCGGCCCGCTGGTCAGCTTCCCGCATCGCGATAACGTGCTGCGTTACATCGCCAAAGGCAAAGAGGAAGGCGCGCGCGTACTGTGCGGCGGCGATGTATTGAAAGGCGATGGCTTCGATAACGGCGCATGGGTTGCACCGACCGTGTTCACCGATTGCCGCGACGAAATGACCATCGTGCGCGAAGAGATCTTCGGTCCGGTGATGTCGCTTCTCACTTATGAATCTGAGGACGAAGTGATTCGCCGCGCCAATGATACCGACTACGGCCTGGCGGCGGGCATCGTGACGGCGGATCTGAACCGCGCGCATCGCGTCATTCATCAGCTGGAAGCGGGTATTTGCTGGGTCAACACCTGGGGAGAATCCCCGGCGGAGATGCCCGTTGGCGGCTACAAACACTCCGGCATTGGTCGCGAGAACGGCGTGATGACACTCCAGAGTTACACCCAGGTGAAGTCCATCCAGGTTGAGATGGCTAAATTCCAGTCCATATTCTAACCAGGAGGTTTATTTGCAATTTGACTACATCATTATTGGTGCCGGCTCTGCCGGCAACGTCCTCGCGACACGTCTGACTGAAGATCCGAACGCTACCGTGCTGCTGCTTGAAGCGGGCGGCCCGGACTATCGCTTTGACTTCCGTACCCAAATGCCCGCTGCGCTGGCGTTCCCGCTACAGGGTAAACGCTATAACTGGGCCTATGAGACAGAACCCGAACCATTTATGAACAACCGCCGCATGGAGTGTGGACGCGGTAAAGGTCTGGGCGGATCGTCGCTGATCAACGGTATGTGTTACATCCGTGGTAACGCGCTGGATCTCGATAACTGGGCGCAAGAACCCGGTCTGGAGAACTGGAGCTACCTCGACTGTCTGCCCTACTTTCGCAAGGCCGAGACTCGCGATGTGGGCGAGAACGACTACCACGGCGGTGATGGCCCGGTGAGCGTCACCACCTCCAAACCCGGCGTCAATCCGCTGTTTGAAGCAATGATTGAAGCGGGCGTGCAGGCGGGCTACCCGCGCACGGACGATCTCAACGGCTATCAGCAGGAAGGTTTTGGCCCGATGGATCGCACCGTCACGCCACAGGGCCGTCGCGCCAGTACCGCGCGCGGTTATCTCGATCAGGCCAAATCGCGCCCTAACCTGACCATTCGTACTCACGCTATGACCGATCACATCATTTTTGACGGCAAACGCGCGGTGGGCGTCGAGTGGCTGGAAGGCGACAGCACCATCCCAACCCGCGCAACGGCCAACAAAGAAGTGCTGTTATGTGCGGGCGCGATAGCCTCACCACAAATCCTGCAACGCTCTGGCATCGGCAACGCTGAACTGCTGGCGGAGTTTGATATTCCGCTGGTGCATGAATTACCTGGCGTCGGCGAAAATCTTCAGGATCACCTGGAGATGTACCTGCAATATGAGTGCAAAGAACCGGTTTCCCTCTACCCTGCCCTGCAGTGGTGGAATCAGCCGAAAATCGGTGCGGAGTGGCTGTTTGGCGGCACCGGCGTTGGTGCCAGCAACCACTTTGAAGCAGGCGGATTTATCCGCAGCCGTGAGGAATTTGCGTGGCCGAACATTCAATACCACTTCCTGCCGGTAGCGATTAACTACAACGGCTCGAATGCGGTGAAAGAGCACGGTTTCCAGTGCCACGTTGGCTCAATGCGCTCGCCAAGCCGTGGGCATGTGCGGATTAAATCCCGCGACCCGCACCAGCATCCGGCGATTTTGTTTAACTACATGTCGCACGAACAGGACTGGCAGGAGTTCCGCGACGCGATTCGCATCACCCGCGAGATCATGCATCAACCGGCGCTGGATCAATACCGTGGACGTGAAATCAGCCCCGGCGCGGAATGCCAGACGGATGAGCAGCTCGATGAGTTTGTGCGTAATCACGCCGAAACCGCCTTCCACCCATGCGGTACGTGCAAAATGGGGTACGACGAGATGTCCGTTGTGGATGGCGAAGGCCGCGTGCACGGGCTGGAAGGATTACGCGTAGTCGATGCGTCAATTATGCCGCAGATTATCACCGGCAATCTGAACGCCACGACCATTATGATTGGCGAGAAAATGGCGGATATGATTCGCGGACGAGAAGCGTTGCCCAGAAGTCTGGCGGCGTATTTTGTGGCGAATGGGATGCCAGTAAGAGCGAAAAAACTGAATCGCGATTTGAACTAACGCAGGAACTTATAAGCTTGAGAGTTACTGTTCTACGATAAGGACCGAATCCTTATATAAAAAACATAGGTAACTCTCATGCTTCATATCCAGTATTCATGATGCTGGTTTTTTGCTGATGTTTTTACCAGAATATTCCTGATAGAGACTATTAATTCAAGCTTATCTGCGACAGATTTCATTTTCTGGATATATTATAAGTGACAAATCAAACAGGATATCGATCTGATTGAAATTTTATTTTATCTGAAGAAAAAGGTTCGTATTATTCTGTTTATTACAGCTGTTTGTATGACAATGGTGCTATTATTTCTCTACATCAATAAAGACAATATAAAGCTGAGTTACAGCCGAAAAATAAACCACACAACATCAGGCATACTTGTAAGCTGTGATAGCAATAATAACTTTGCCTGTCAGACCACAATGACTGAAGATGTTATTCAGCGAATTACGAGTTTTTTAGACCAGTACTAATGCTAAAAATTGCCTTGTCAAAAAAATGGTAGATGAATACCAACAAAACTCTGGGCAGTAATAAACAGCATTCTGATAGAGAGTGCCTGTATAAAGCTGAAGTGACAATGACCGGGAAGGGAGCCCGTCTTCAGGAATGGATTCCTGTATTTTTCACTGTAAATATCCTGGCATTATTAATGTCAGGATATTTACAGAAGAGCAGCATAACTATGACGGAACGGGGTTAAGTCAGGTTGTTCTTAACGCTATTCACAACCTCGTATACCGCCTTCAGGTTTATGTCCAGACTTCATATCTCTCTCAGCAATCCTCAATAATCAGATACACCGCTTTCACCGGACCATGAACCCCGACGACTTTGATAAGCTCAATGTCCGCCGTTGAACTGGGACCACTGATGATGTTAATACATGACGGCATTCGTTCACCGGCCTGCGCTTTCTGATGCAATTTTTCTGCAAGTTGCGCTACACGCGGCAAGATAGTGCTTTTACGCAGGATAAAAAGAGAAGATTCCGGGAGCAGGCTCAATGAACGCCCGCGCCCGGCGGCGGAAAAAAGAACCACGCCACCCGATTCGGTTAAACCATATTCAGCATATACGACGCCCACTTTAGCCTGCTCTGCTTGTGATATGTTCTCAATACCTTTCGCCGGATCCCAAACAACGGCATTGCATTCCTGCTGCAAACGTTCGCTAATCCCCAATTCCTCCAGTCTCGCGTCACCGCTAATCACGACCGACTGCTCTCCCAGCTCTTTACACAGACATATTGCAGCTTCTGCGGCCTGCGCCTCGCTGGTCAGTTCACAGCGCGTCAACATAACATCGCGGGCAAACTGGATAAACGCGTCACAGCGCTGCTGTTGGTTAAGTTCGGTAAGCCGCTCGTTAGCATAGTTGTTAAGCGGCGCATCTTCTGCTTGCGGTTCAAGTAGCTGCGGGCGACCCAGTGCCTGAGCAACGTTATTCAAAAATTCGCTCCGATTATCCATTCTTTTTCTCCTGCGCCTGATGTTTCTTAAACCAACTACGGAAACTCTCTCCGTCAGCTTCAGGAAGATCGCGTGCTTCCATCCAGTCGCTAATCGCACCAAATTTGAGTGGTGTTTTGCCGCCATTGATAAACCAGCTTGCCGCATGAGCACCAGCCATCATCCCGACTTTCCACAATCCTGGATGACTATTGGCATAAGCGAACATTTTTATCGCCCGTTGCTCTGCTTTTGCGGTGATCCCTTTTTCAGCCATCACCCGACGATGACGCAAAATCAGTTTTGACAGCGGAATACGCACCGGACACACGCTGTCACAAGCTGTGCAT
The nucleotide sequence above comes from Escherichia coli. Encoded proteins:
- the betT gene encoding choline BCCT transporter BetT is translated as MTDLSHSREKDKINPVVFYTSAGLILLFSLTTILFRDFSALWIGRTLDWVSKTFGWYYLLAATLYIVFVVCIACSRFGSVKLGPEQSKPEFSLLSWAAMLFAAGIGIDLMFFSVAEPVTQYMQPPEGAGQTMEAARQAMVWTLFHYGLTGWSMYALMGMALGYFSYRYNLPLTIRSALYPIFGKRINGPIGHSVDIAAVIGTIFGIATTLGIGVVQLNYGLSVLFDIPDSMAAKAALIALSVIIATISVTSGVDKGIRVLSELNVALALGLILFVLFMGDTSFLLNALVLNVGDYVNRFMGMTLNSFAFDRPVEWMNNWTLFFWAWWVAWSPFVGLFLARISRGRTIRQFVLGTLIIPFTFTLLWLSVFGNSALYEIIHGGAAFAEEAMVHPERGFYSLLAQYPAFTFSASVATITGLLFYVTSADSGALVLGNFTSQLKDINSDAPGWLRVFWSVAIGLLTLGMLMTNGISALQNTTVIMGLPFSFVIFFVMAGLYKSLKVEDYRRESANRDTAPRPLGLQDRLSWKKRLSRLMNYPGTRYTKQMMETVCYPAMEEVAQELRLRGAYVELKSLPPEEGQQLGHLDLLVHMGEEQNFVYQIWPQQYSVPGFTYRARSGKSTYYRLETFLLEGSQGNDLMDYSKEQVITDILDQYERHLNFIHLHREAPGHSVMFPDA
- the betI gene encoding transcriptional regulator BetI — its product is MPKLGMQSIRRRQLIDATLEAINEVGMHDATIAQIARRAGVSTGIISHYFKDKNGLLEATMRDITSQLRDAVLNRLHALPDGSPEQRLQAIVDGNFDETQVSNAAMKAWLAFWASSMHQPMLYRLQQVSSRRLLSNLVSEFHRELPRKEAQEAGYGLAALIDGLWLRAALSGKPLNKSLAHSLTRHFITQHLPTD
- the betB gene encoding betaine-aldehyde dehydrogenase, with product MSRMAEQQLYIHGGYTSATSGRTFETINPANGNVLATVQAAGREDVDRAVKSAQQGQKIWAAMTAMERSRILRRAVDILRECNDELAKLETLDTGKAYSETSTVDIVTGADVLEYYAGLIPALEGSQIPLRETSFVYTRREPLGVVAGIGAWNYPIQIALWKSAPALAAGNAMIFKPSEVTPLTALKLAEIYSEAGLPDGVFNVLPGVGAETGQYLTEHPGIAKVSFTGGVASGKKVMANSAASSLKEVTMELGGKSPLIVFDDADLDLAADIAMMANFFSSGQVCTNGTRVFVPAKCKAAFEQKILARVERIRAGDVFDPQTNFGPLVSFPHRDNVLRYIAKGKEEGARVLCGGDVLKGDGFDNGAWVAPTVFTDCRDEMTIVREEIFGPVMSLLTYESEDEVIRRANDTDYGLAAGIVTADLNRAHRVIHQLEAGICWVNTWGESPAEMPVGGYKHSGIGRENGVMTLQSYTQVKSIQVEMAKFQSIF
- the betA gene encoding choline dehydrogenase; this translates as MQFDYIIIGAGSAGNVLATRLTEDPNATVLLLEAGGPDYRFDFRTQMPAALAFPLQGKRYNWAYETEPEPFMNNRRMECGRGKGLGGSSLINGMCYIRGNALDLDNWAQEPGLENWSYLDCLPYFRKAETRDVGENDYHGGDGPVSVTTSKPGVNPLFEAMIEAGVQAGYPRTDDLNGYQQEGFGPMDRTVTPQGRRASTARGYLDQAKSRPNLTIRTHAMTDHIIFDGKRAVGVEWLEGDSTIPTRATANKEVLLCAGAIASPQILQRSGIGNAELLAEFDIPLVHELPGVGENLQDHLEMYLQYECKEPVSLYPALQWWNQPKIGAEWLFGGTGVGASNHFEAGGFIRSREEFAWPNIQYHFLPVAINYNGSNAVKEHGFQCHVGSMRSPSRGHVRIKSRDPHQHPAILFNYMSHEQDWQEFRDAIRITREIMHQPALDQYRGREISPGAECQTDEQLDEFVRNHAETAFHPCGTCKMGYDEMSVVDGEGRVHGLEGLRVVDASIMPQIITGNLNATTIMIGEKMADMIRGREALPRSLAAYFVANGMPVRAKKLNRDLN
- the ykgG gene encoding LutC/YkgG family protein; this translates as MDNRSEFLNNVAQALGRPQLLEPQAEDAPLNNYANERLTELNQQQRCDAFIQFARDVMLTRCELTSEAQAAEAAICLCKELGEQSVVISGDARLEELGISERLQQECNAVVWDPAKGIENISQAEQAKVGVVYAEYGLTESGGVVLFSAAGRGRSLSLLPESSLFILRKSTILPRVAQLAEKLHQKAQAGERMPSCINIISGPSSTADIELIKVVGVHGPVKAVYLIIEDC